The stretch of DNA CAAGTCATAGTAAAGTGCATCCACATGCTTCAGGTGCAAAAGGCGGCAATCAAGATATGAGTCGTACAAAAGGGGGCTCAATACAAAGATTCACCTTGCCTTGGATTCACATGGTATGCCACTCAAAGTTATTATCACAAAAGGCTCAGAAGCTGATTGCAAGCAGGCTGTTAATCTTATTGAAGAGATGAAAGCTGAGTACTTACTAGCCGACAGAGGGTACGATGCTAATTACATAATTGACCATGCCCAAGAATTGGGCATGAGCGTTGTTATTCCTCCTAAAAAGAACAGAATCACCCAGAGAAAATACGATAAAGATTTATACAAAATAAGGCATATTGTAGAAAACACCTTTCTTCATCTTAAAAGATGGAGGGGAATTGCAACCAGATATGCTAAAAATTCAGCTTCTTTTCTTGCCGCAATTCAGATTAGATGCTTATCTCTTTGGCTTAAAATCTCATGACGACATTATCTAAATTTACGTTAAGATTTCGTTAACAAAAAACTTGCTGTTATGAGGTGAGTTTTATTCTCCGACCCACAAAGCAATTGTTCAACAAGACTGCAACCAATTTTATACGGCTATATCAATGTGAATTCTAAAAATTAATCTAGTATATTTTAGCAGAGTGGTTTAGAATTCATCCTTTGAAATATTTCTTTGATAAAGATGAAAACAGCTTTTTTATTTCCAGGCCAGGGCTCTCAACAAATTGGAATGGGAAAAGAGATTTATGAAAATTTTCCTAAAGCAAAAGAGGTATACGACATTGTGAACGATGCGTTGAACCAAAAGTTGAGCGACATAATTTTTTATGGTGATGAAGAAGAGCTCAAGATTACTAGCAACACTCAACCAGCTATAATGGCCACTTCTATTGCGCTACTTACCATGTTATGTGATTTTGCCCATAAAAAGATGGAGGATCTATGTTGTATTGCTGCTGGACATTCACTTGGTGAGTACAGCGCATTGTGCGGGGCAGATTCTTTGACGTTAAGTGATACAGCAAAAATTCTACGAGCAAGGGGCAATGCGATGCAAAAGGCAGTGCCTGTTGGGGTTGGAGCCATGTATGCGTTGATTGGTGGAGACGAAGTCAAGGCCCAATCAATATGCGAAGCACTATCAGCTTATGGAATTTGTGAAATAGCTAATGATAATGGTGCAGGACAAATTATACTAAGCGGCAGCGCCAAAGCTTTTGAAACAATAGATTCAATTATAAAAGATTGTAATATAAGAAGAGCGGTAAAACTTCAGGTAAGCGCTCCATTCCATTCGAGTCTTATGAAAGAAGCGACTGCAATAATGGCAAAGGGATTAGATTTATATGATTTTCGCGACACCAAAGTAGAAATTATAGCTAACTATTCTGCCGATGTGTATAAGTCGAGTAATGAAATTAGGCCATTGCTCATTAAGCAGATTGAGGGTAAGGTAAGGTGGCGCGAGACTATTGCCAAGATGTATCATGATATTGGGGTTAGAAGATTTGTTGAAATTGGGCCTGGCAAGGTTCTTTCCAATCTTGTAAAGCACCAATATGCCGATGCACAGGTGTATAGTTTGCAAAACATTCAAGACATTGAAAACTACTTAAGATAGGAGGCTGTTATATGTTTAAGTTGCAAAACAAATTAGCACTAGTCACCGGAGCAACCGGTGGCATAGGTCAAGCAATTGTAAAGACGCTTTGTGCACAGGGTGCTAAAGTCGCCGCGATTGGAAGAAATCAGGAAAGCCTACAAAATTTACAAAAGGAATTGGGTGACAGCCTACATCCTATGGTTTGTGATTTTACTGATGAACTACAGCTTAGTTCTTTAATAGAGGGTGTTGAAAAAGAATTTGGAGCTTTGGATATTTTAGTATGTAATGCTGGGGTGACAAAAGATAGCTTAGCTATAAGGCTTAAGAATGAAGATTGGGATCGTGTGATTAACCTTAATTTAACAACAACTTTTAAGTTAAACCGAGAAGCTATAAAATCGATGCTGAAAAGAAAATATGGCAAGATTGTGAACATCTCTTCTGTGATAGGATTAACAGGCAATGCGGGTCAATCTAATTATGCAGCAAGTAAAGCCGGGATGATTGGAATGACAAAATCATTAGCGTTAGAAGTTGCAGCACGTGGTATAACGTTAAATTGTGTTGCACCTGGGTATATAGATACACCAATGACTCAAGTATTAAGCGAAGAAATAAAAACCTCAATTATAAATCACATCCCAATCAGAAGGATTGGAACACCTCAAGATATAGCCAATGCGGTGTTGTTTTTGGCAGCAGATGAAAGTTCATACATCACTGGGCATACATTAAGCGTAAATGGCGGAATGTTCATGTCCTGATGTTAAAACAGTGTTACGATAAATATATCAGAGAAAATGGGTATACAAAAGATTTGGCTCAATTGGGCTTGATTGATTTATTATCTGGCTATCAAAAAAAAGTTCAGTCGAACCGTTTGCTATCAATATTTTTAGGCCCAGTTGTGAAAAAAGGGGTATATATTTGGGGAGATGTGGGGAGAGGTAAAACGTTTATCAGCAGTTTATTTTTTGACAGCTTAAGTATCGAACAGAAGTATAAACAACACTTCCACCAATTTATGCTGGATTGTCATAGCGAGATACAGCAAAATCCCAGTGAAGACCATGCCCTCAAAAATTTAACAAATATGCTAATAGCAAAGTATCGCGTTTTGTATTTAGACGAATTCCAAATCAACAACATTGCAGATGCCATGCTATTATCTAGGCTGTTTACCATTTTAATGGACTCAGGGATGTATATATTCCTTACCTCCAATACGAAGCCTGCGGAAATATATAAAGATGGTTTAAAGAGAGAATACATCCTGCCATTCATAAACTTCATCCAGGAAAACCTAAATGTTTACAACTTGTCCAGTCCCAGAGACTATAGAAGAGAAAAACTTAAGGCACACAAAAATTTATTCATTTATCCGCTAATTAATAGCGAGAGTAAATTGACTACCATAATCAATGATTTAGTTGGTAGTGGCAAATTTGAAAAGACCACCATTCAAGTCACTTCAAACAGGTTGTTCGAGGTTAAAAACAGCTGCGGTGTTGTTGCAAGATTTACATTTGAGGAGTTATGCGTTGAAGCTTTAGGTGCAGCAGATTATCTCGCGTTATGCAGAAGTTTTGACATGATTATCATAACAAATATACCCCAATTGAGATTTGAAGACCACAATCAAATATTAAGATTTATTACGTTAGTTGACTGCATGTATGATAATCGAATTATGGGGGTTTTTACTGCAGAAGCACCACTGGAAGATTTATATTTGGGAGATATCCATAGGAATGAGTTTCAGAGAACTATTTCTCGCATATATGAAATGCAATCGGAAGAATATGACAAGCACATACTCCAATAATTAAACATTGGCAAAATTTATAAGAGGTATATACTCCGATAACTTGAAAAATTGGAAACGTGGCGGAATGAACTCCCAGGCTGCGAGGGGGCGCTTTAGCTCAAGCCACGCATTTATCAGGAGTTGCGGCCTGGCTTTTTACACCATTCATCATACCAATCTTAAATTACCAGAAGTATACTCACTTTTGCCCTCCCCTGGACTTCGCTTATCAAAAATGATATTTTGTTCCTCTTTTTTAGATAATGTCGTCATGAGATTTTAAGCCAAAGAGATAAACATCTAATCTGAATTGCGGCAAGAAAAGAAGCTGAATTTTTAGCATATCTGGTTGCAATTCCCCTCCATCTTTTAAGATGAAGAAAGGTGTGTGCGCCGGGGCACCGTCAAGTTAAAAAAGTTGAGGTGCAAAAGGTATTGAGAGAAGAGGGAAAAAATAGTAAATTGGAGCAAAATAAAAAATAATAGAAAAACAATGGAAGAAAGAGCGAGCAGATACAGATATCCAATGGTGATAATAGGACATGCAGTTTGGTTGTACCACAGATTTAATTTGAGTTATAGAGACGTAGCAGAAGAGTTGTTATACAGGGGTATAGAAGTAAGCCATGAAACGATAAGAGCATGGTGTATTAAATTTGGAAAAAGGTTTTTAGATATAATCAAGAAGAAGTAGAGGAAAGCAAAGGATAAATGGCATTTGGATGAGATGAGCATTAAAATTAACGGTAAATATTTTATTTTGTGGAGAGCTGTAGATGAAGATGGATATGAGATAGATGTCTTCCTACAGACCAGACGTAATAAAAAGTCTGCGATAAGGTTTTTATCAAGATTATTACAATCAAATCCAGTACCCAGAGTAATCGTGACAGATAAATTAAAAAGCTATACCAAACCTATAAAAGAAATGTGCCCTAAAACAGAGCATAGGCGCCATAAAGGATTAAATAATAGGGTTGAAAATGCACACCAACCAACACGCAGGAAAGAGAAATGCCTAATAAAATTCAAATCTCCTTCTGGGGTACAGCAAACTCTTTCTTTGATGGGAAAAATAAGGAACATATTTTCAGTAGATGTGGGCAGGTATATTAACAGTTCTAGCAAGCAAAAAGAAATGTTTTTTGAAGCTAAATCTATTTGGGATCACGCCGCTCAATCCATAGCTGCTGCATAATTTTCAAAAAGATGCTCTGTCACGCCCTTACCTCCATTAACTTGACGGTGCCCTTTTGCACCTCAACTTTTTTAACTTGACGGTGCCTACTCGATCATTAACTGCATAGAATCGGCTTTAGATGAGCTTTATTTAACAGAAGAACAAAAAGAAATGATCCACTTTAACAAAGAACATGACTTTGATTTTAAAGGTTCTAAGCATTTGTTTAAGCACATAATCTTCAATTTAATAAAAAATACATTCTACCATGCAGGGCCGGGTGCTAAAATTTATATCTGGGCACAAAGTAACTGCTTGCATTTTAAAGATTTAGGGATTGGAGTAAAAAGGGAGGATATTGGCAAGATATTTGACACTGATTTTACAAAAGGTAAGTTTGGTATAGGGCTACATTTCTGCAAAAGAGTGATGGAAAAAATGGGTGGGACTATAAAATGTAACTCTGAATATGGGGAGTATACTGAATTTATAATGACTTTTTGTAAGGCTTGAATGTAACTGGTGTATAAATGGAAAAAAGTAGATTAAAGATAAAACTAGAAGAACTAAAATCGCAAGTTGCTCCTAAAAGACCTTCCCACAAAAAACGAAACGATGGGATCATCATTGTTGCAGAGTTGCTGGCTGGAATTTTTATTGGGGCTTTTTTGGGGTATCATTCAGATAAATCCATGGGGACTTCACCTCTGTTTCTATTCCTATTTACTGTATTTGGCCTCTTTGCAGCGCTCTTGAATATCTCTCGCAATACACACTAAAGCTATCTCTAGTAAACTAAGGAGGGCAAAGGATATTATAAAATATGGTATAATTCATGCCCATGGGTTTTAAGCCATCGTACCGATGCCTTATACTCTGGATGAATTTTCTCAACCAGAGTCCAAAATTTATTACTGTGGTTCATCTCTTTTAGATGGCATAGTTCATGGGTTACCAAGTAATGCAAGATTTGTTGAGGGGCAAAGATAATTCTCCAGTTGAAAGCTAGGTTACCTATCGAAGAGCAACTTCCCCATCTGCTTTTTAATTCTTTTACTGAAATTTTTGCGTATTTAAAATAATGCTCTTTTGCCAAAGTCTCTGCAATTTCTTTAATTGATATTAGAGCATATTGTTGCAAATAATGTCGCAAAACATTTGCAGCATTATCTTTAGGCGAGTGCACGGTTATGAGCCCGTCTTTTATAAGAACGTCAAAATTATTGCCAAGATCAATGTACTTGATACGGTGTGACTTTCCCAAAAGAAATATTGCTTCGGGTAAATCTTCGAACTTAGCTAAATTTATTTTCGTCAATTTCTCCCTAATCCAGCGCTCCTTCTGAAGCAAAAATTCATAAGCTTTGGTTTTAGGTGCTCCGTAGGGAATGATCAGTTCTACGCCACCTTTGTGATCTACACAAACAGATATGCGCCTGACCCTATGGCTTTCCCTTATAGTTACTCTGATAAGGCTCCCTAAAGTCTTTAATTCTATAAAGGCCATGTTATGTTTAATTTTATCTCAGATGAGCTGACCAAGAGGGCTCCGATGCTTCAGTGGAAGAGTCAATCAACCTTTCATTGTATCCATCAACATCAATGGCGTAAAGCCTGTTGCTCCCGTCTCTATTTTGCCTTCCAAAAATAATAGTTCTGCTATTGGGGGCCCAAGAAGGGCTTTCTTCCAACCAACTGCTGGTAAGTAGCCTTTCATCAGTACCATCAGGCCTCATTATGCCTATATAAAAACTTCCAGATAATATTTTAGTAAACGCAACCCATTGCCCATCAGGAGACCAAACTGGCGTATAATATCGTCCATCTGCGCTACTGATCTTTCTTACATTTCCCCCGTCCCTATCCATTATATAGATTTGAGCTGCTGGGCCACTTCTATCCGAGTTAAACACTATATATTTGCCATCCGGCGAATATGAGGGAGAAGTATCAATCGTACCAACACCATGCGTGAGTTTTTTCTTTGCGCCGTTGGTTAAATGCACTTCATAAATATTCGTTGTACCTTTCCTTGCCAAAGACATGATTGCGTAGTTTCCATCCGGTGCAAAGTGGGGGGCAAACGACATACCAGGCATATCGCCCACCAATTCATGCCTTCCGGTTTCCAGATTCAGAATGTATACTTTTGCTGGCTGATATTTATGCTCAAAACTCATATATATGATCCTGTGAGACTTAGGGTCAAATCTTGGCGATAACACTAACTTTTTTCCATCTGTTAGGAATCTAAGATTGGCACCGTCCTGATCCATTATTGCAAGCCTTTTAGTTTTACGTTTCCCAACACCCTTTTCTGAAACGAACGTAATCATAGAATCAAAATAACCATTAACACCTAAAAATTCTCTGTAAACATTGTTGGCGATCCGATGAGCAACCCTTCTCCAGGAATCTAGGTCGATCTTTAATGTCTTAGCCCTGTTATCAACCAACTTTTCTTTGAAAGGATCCCATAACTTATAGCTAACCTCTATTTTATTTGTCTCCTTGCTAATTTGGACATTAGCAACCACTAACATATTGGCATTAATAGTACGCCAATTTGCGAAGACCGGAGTTTTAATGTTGGATGGAGCTTCTAAAAATGCGTCATTGTCAATAACTCTGAATAACCCTGACTTTTCTAAATCATTGACTAGCACGGTTCTTAGTTTGATCCCATATTGTATAGAATCCAGACTATTACCCTCAAATTCCGCTATAGCAATTGGGAATGGTTCAAAAACACCATCATCTATGTTGACCTCTATTTTTGCATAAGAAGTGCAAGCAATTAAGACGTTAAAAATAACAGCAAGTAAACAAATCAGTATTTTTTTATCCTTCATCTTCTTCCTTGTCCTCTGACGATATTTTAGAGATCGAAACAACTTTTTCATCGTTGTTCAGATCAATGATCTTAACACCTTTGGCATTTCTACCAGTAACTCTAATGCTACTGACATCGGTTCTAATAATCGTGCCTAAATTGGTCATTACCATAATCTGATCATCATCGTTTACAGAAAAAGAAGCGATTACAAAACCATTCCTGTTGCCAACATCTATATTAAGCACGCCCTGGCTATTACGATTTGTTACTCTATACTCATATGCAGATGTTCTTTTTCCAAAGCCATTTTCGGTGACACTAAGAATGAACTGCTCCTCTTGAGCAGCTTTTTGAACGTTAAGTCCGTTCACACTTAAATCCAACTGTTGTTGTCGTTCGTTATTAATTTGCTGTAATGCAAGCTTTAATCTTGTTTGCAAAGGAATTTTCAAATACTCATCTCTTTGTAATATATCAAGCTCTCCGGACATCAATATAGACATAGAAATCACAACATCTGATTCATCG from Candidatus Bandiella woodruffii encodes:
- a CDS encoding IS5 family transposase (programmed frameshift) → MDLGLHRHDITDNMWDLIKDHLPGREGTWGGLAHNNRRFINAVFWILRTGSPWRDLPSEYGGWKNTHKRFCRWRDKRIWEALLEIFVKEPDMEWLMIDASHSKVHPHASGAKGGNQDMSRTKGGFNTKIHLALDSHGMPLKVIITKGSEADCKQAVNLIEEMKAEYLLADRGYDANYIIDHAQELGMSVVIPPKKNRITQRKYDKDLYKIRHIVENTFLHLKRWRGIATRYAKNSASFLAAIQIRCLSLWLKIS
- the fabD gene encoding ACP S-malonyltransferase, which translates into the protein MKTAFLFPGQGSQQIGMGKEIYENFPKAKEVYDIVNDALNQKLSDIIFYGDEEELKITSNTQPAIMATSIALLTMLCDFAHKKMEDLCCIAAGHSLGEYSALCGADSLTLSDTAKILRARGNAMQKAVPVGVGAMYALIGGDEVKAQSICEALSAYGICEIANDNGAGQIILSGSAKAFETIDSIIKDCNIRRAVKLQVSAPFHSSLMKEATAIMAKGLDLYDFRDTKVEIIANYSADVYKSSNEIRPLLIKQIEGKVRWRETIAKMYHDIGVRRFVEIGPGKVLSNLVKHQYADAQVYSLQNIQDIENYLR
- the fabG gene encoding 3-oxoacyl-[acyl-carrier-protein] reductase, which produces MFKLQNKLALVTGATGGIGQAIVKTLCAQGAKVAAIGRNQESLQNLQKELGDSLHPMVCDFTDELQLSSLIEGVEKEFGALDILVCNAGVTKDSLAIRLKNEDWDRVINLNLTTTFKLNREAIKSMLKRKYGKIVNISSVIGLTGNAGQSNYAASKAGMIGMTKSLALEVAARGITLNCVAPGYIDTPMTQVLSEEIKTSIINHIPIRRIGTPQDIANAVLFLAADESSYITGHTLSVNGGMFMS
- the zapE gene encoding cell division protein ZapE, translating into MLKQCYDKYIRENGYTKDLAQLGLIDLLSGYQKKVQSNRLLSIFLGPVVKKGVYIWGDVGRGKTFISSLFFDSLSIEQKYKQHFHQFMLDCHSEIQQNPSEDHALKNLTNMLIAKYRVLYLDEFQINNIADAMLLSRLFTILMDSGMYIFLTSNTKPAEIYKDGLKREYILPFINFIQENLNVYNLSSPRDYRREKLKAHKNLFIYPLINSESKLTTIINDLVGSGKFEKTTIQVTSNRLFEVKNSCGVVARFTFEELCVEALGAADYLALCRSFDMIIITNIPQLRFEDHNQILRFITLVDCMYDNRIMGVFTAEAPLEDLYLGDIHRNEFQRTISRIYEMQSEEYDKHILQ
- a CDS encoding ATP-binding protein encodes the protein MIHFNKEHDFDFKGSKHLFKHIIFNLIKNTFYHAGPGAKIYIWAQSNCLHFKDLGIGVKREDIGKIFDTDFTKGKFGIGLHFCKRVMEKMGGTIKCNSEYGEYTEFIMTFCKA
- a CDS encoding AtpZ/AtpI family protein codes for the protein MEKSRLKIKLEELKSQVAPKRPSHKKRNDGIIIVAELLAGIFIGAFLGYHSDKSMGTSPLFLFLFTVFGLFAALLNISRNTH
- a CDS encoding SprT family zinc-dependent metalloprotease, which codes for MAFIELKTLGSLIRVTIRESHRVRRISVCVDHKGGVELIIPYGAPKTKAYEFLLQKERWIREKLTKINLAKFEDLPEAIFLLGKSHRIKYIDLGNNFDVLIKDGLITVHSPKDNAANVLRHYLQQYALISIKEIAETLAKEHYFKYAKISVKELKSRWGSCSSIGNLAFNWRIIFAPQQILHYLVTHELCHLKEMNHSNKFWTLVEKIHPEYKASVRWLKTHGHELYHIL
- the tolB gene encoding Tol-Pal system beta propeller repeat protein TolB; the encoded protein is MKDKKILICLLAVIFNVLIACTSYAKIEVNIDDGVFEPFPIAIAEFEGNSLDSIQYGIKLRTVLVNDLEKSGLFRVIDNDAFLEAPSNIKTPVFANWRTINANMLVVANVQISKETNKIEVSYKLWDPFKEKLVDNRAKTLKIDLDSWRRVAHRIANNVYREFLGVNGYFDSMITFVSEKGVGKRKTKRLAIMDQDGANLRFLTDGKKLVLSPRFDPKSHRIIYMSFEHKYQPAKVYILNLETGRHELVGDMPGMSFAPHFAPDGNYAIMSLARKGTTNIYEVHLTNGAKKKLTHGVGTIDTSPSYSPDGKYIVFNSDRSGPAAQIYIMDRDGGNVRKISSADGRYYTPVWSPDGQWVAFTKILSGSFYIGIMRPDGTDERLLTSSWLEESPSWAPNSRTIIFGRQNRDGSNRLYAIDVDGYNERLIDSSTEASEPSWSAHLR